In one window of Burkholderia sp. NRF60-BP8 DNA:
- a CDS encoding GntR family transcriptional regulator, whose translation METRLDSTADAVAASLRDMIVNGELAAGERLVERDLAERFGISRIPMREAIQRLEREGLLDIFRNRGAVVRMLSASDVQEIYDLRVLLEGDAIYRSVKRLDDETLARAELVHRLLGDATVPRRQGELNREFHALLYSCCGNVRQLKSIAELRSQVERYERLQATLLADTPSFQVEHDEILQACRERNARSARAMTVAHLESARRIVLRLVEGE comes from the coding sequence ATGGAAACCAGACTCGACTCCACGGCGGACGCGGTTGCCGCGTCGCTGCGCGACATGATCGTCAACGGCGAGTTGGCGGCCGGCGAGCGGCTCGTCGAGCGCGATCTGGCCGAACGGTTCGGCATCAGTCGGATTCCGATGCGCGAGGCGATCCAGCGGCTGGAACGCGAAGGCCTGCTCGACATCTTCAGGAATCGCGGCGCCGTCGTGCGCATGCTCAGCGCGTCGGACGTGCAGGAAATCTACGACTTGCGCGTGCTGCTCGAAGGCGATGCGATCTACCGCAGCGTGAAACGGCTCGACGACGAAACGCTCGCCCGTGCCGAACTCGTGCATCGCCTGCTCGGCGACGCAACCGTGCCGCGCCGGCAAGGCGAGCTGAACCGCGAATTCCACGCGTTGCTGTATTCGTGCTGCGGCAACGTGCGGCAGTTGAAGTCGATCGCCGAGCTGCGCAGCCAGGTGGAACGCTACGAGCGCCTGCAGGCCACGCTGCTGGCGGACACGCCATCGTTTCAGGTCGAGCACGACGAGATCCTGCAAGCATGCCGCGAACGCAATGCACGCAGCGCCCGCGCGATGACCGTCGCGCATCTCGAGTCGGCCCGACGCATCGTGTTGCGGCTCGTCGAAGGCGAGTAG
- a CDS encoding IlvD/Edd family dehydratase — protein sequence MSATKPRLRSAQWFGTNDKNGFMYRSWMKNQGIPDHEFDGRPIIGICNTWSELTPCNAHFRKLAEHVKRGISEAGGFPVEFPVFSNGESNLRPSAMLTRNLASMDVEEAIRGNPIDAVVLLAGCDKTTPALLMGAASCDVPAIVVSGGPMLNGKLEGKNIGSGTAVWQLHEALKAGEIDVHHFLSAEAGMSRSAGTCNTMGTASTMACMAEALGVALPHNAAIPAVDSRRYVLAHMSGIRIVEMALEGLVLSKILTRAAFENAIRANAAIGGSTNAVIHLKAIAGRIGVPLELEDWMRIGRDTPTIVDLMPSGRFLMEEFYYAGGLPAVLRRLGEGGLLPHPDALTVNGKSLWDNVREAPNYDEEVIRPLDRPLIADGGICILRGNLAPRGAVLKPSAASPELLKHRGRAVVFENLDHYKATINDEALDVDASSVMVLKNCGPRGYPGMAEVGNMGLPPKLLRQGVKDMVRISDARMSGTAYGTVVLHVAPEAAAGGPLAAVRNGDWIELDCEAGTLHLDITDEELQRRLSDVDPTAAPGVAGQLGKGGYARLYIDHVLQADEGCDLDFLVGTRGADVPSHSH from the coding sequence ATGTCGGCAACAAAACCCAGGCTGCGCTCCGCTCAATGGTTCGGCACGAACGACAAGAACGGCTTCATGTACCGGAGCTGGATGAAGAACCAGGGCATTCCCGATCACGAATTCGACGGCCGGCCGATCATCGGCATCTGCAACACATGGTCGGAACTGACGCCGTGCAACGCGCATTTTCGCAAGCTCGCCGAGCACGTGAAGCGCGGGATCTCCGAGGCGGGCGGCTTCCCGGTCGAGTTCCCGGTGTTCTCGAACGGCGAATCGAACCTGCGGCCGTCGGCGATGCTCACGCGCAACCTCGCGTCGATGGACGTCGAGGAAGCGATCCGCGGCAACCCGATCGACGCGGTCGTGCTGCTCGCCGGCTGCGACAAGACGACGCCCGCGCTGCTGATGGGTGCGGCCAGTTGCGACGTGCCGGCGATCGTCGTGTCGGGCGGCCCGATGCTGAACGGCAAGCTCGAAGGCAAGAACATCGGTTCGGGCACGGCCGTGTGGCAGTTGCACGAAGCGCTGAAGGCCGGCGAGATCGACGTGCATCACTTCCTGTCGGCCGAAGCCGGCATGTCGCGCTCGGCCGGCACCTGCAACACGATGGGCACCGCCTCGACGATGGCGTGCATGGCCGAGGCGCTCGGCGTCGCGCTGCCGCACAACGCGGCGATTCCGGCCGTCGATTCGCGCCGCTACGTGCTCGCGCACATGTCGGGCATCCGGATCGTCGAGATGGCGCTCGAAGGGCTCGTGCTGTCGAAGATCCTGACGCGCGCGGCGTTCGAGAACGCGATCCGCGCGAACGCGGCGATCGGCGGCTCGACGAATGCGGTGATTCACCTGAAGGCGATCGCCGGCCGCATCGGCGTGCCGCTCGAACTGGAAGACTGGATGCGCATCGGCCGCGACACGCCGACGATCGTCGACCTGATGCCGTCGGGGCGCTTCCTGATGGAGGAGTTCTATTACGCGGGCGGGCTGCCGGCCGTGCTGCGCCGGCTCGGCGAAGGCGGGCTGCTGCCGCATCCGGATGCGCTGACGGTCAACGGCAAGTCGCTGTGGGACAACGTGCGCGAAGCGCCGAACTACGACGAAGAGGTGATCCGCCCGCTCGACCGGCCGCTGATCGCGGACGGCGGGATCTGCATCCTGCGCGGCAATCTCGCGCCGCGCGGCGCGGTGCTGAAACCGTCGGCGGCGAGCCCCGAACTGCTCAAGCATCGCGGCCGCGCGGTGGTGTTCGAGAACCTCGACCACTACAAGGCGACGATCAACGACGAAGCGCTCGACGTCGACGCCAGCTCGGTGATGGTGCTGAAGAACTGCGGGCCGCGCGGTTATCCGGGCATGGCCGAGGTCGGCAACATGGGGCTGCCGCCGAAGTTGCTGCGCCAGGGCGTGAAGGACATGGTGCGGATTTCCGACGCGCGGATGAGCGGCACCGCGTACGGCACGGTCGTGCTGCACGTCGCGCCGGAAGCCGCGGCCGGCGGGCCGCTCGCGGCCGTGCGCAACGGCGACTGGATCGAGCTCGACTGCGAGGCCGGCACGCTGCATCTCGACATTACGGACGAAGAGCTGCAGCGCCGCCTGTCGGACGTCGATCCGACCGCGGCGCCGGGTGTGGCAGGCCAGCTCGGCAAGGGCGGTTATGCACGGCTGTACATCGATCACGTGCTGCAGGCCGACGAGGGGTGCGACCTCGACTTCCTGGTCGGCACGCGCGGCGCGGACGTGCCGAGCCATTCGCATTGA
- a CDS encoding MFS transporter: MTTQYTSAQDAAEQSDSTAAVDERHLTRLLTRKLVPFLALIYVVAYVDRTVVGFAKLHMNAAIGLGDAAYGLGAGLFFIGYFLCEVPSNLALGRFGARVWFARILATWGAITMAMALVQGPTSFYVLRFLLGAAEAGLYPGILYFLTQWFPMRDRARVIGLLVLAQPLAGIVTGPLAGWLLSTHGWLGLSDWQTLFVVSGLPAVLLAWPTLRLLPESPAHARWLNDGQRRWIARQLAADRDTYRPDSHGNPLAALRDRRVLLLAALFLPFPLCIYGLSLWLPTIIHAFGTGDAATGLLSAVPYLFAVVGLLVVPRHSDRKRERYWHIVVVSAAAAVTMAASAWVRQPALQFLFICLTAFSLYSIQAVVWALPGEFLTGTSAAVGIAAINSLANLGGYLGPYGIGLIKASTGSLAAGLYFLAATLLFAVLMTFVVRAALRVPEPAAGAFAGES; the protein is encoded by the coding sequence ATGACGACGCAGTACACGAGCGCGCAGGACGCGGCGGAACAGTCCGATTCGACGGCAGCCGTCGACGAACGGCACCTGACCCGCCTGCTCACGCGCAAGCTGGTGCCGTTCCTCGCGCTGATCTACGTGGTCGCCTACGTCGACCGTACCGTCGTCGGCTTCGCGAAGCTCCACATGAACGCGGCGATCGGCCTCGGCGACGCCGCGTACGGGCTCGGCGCGGGACTGTTCTTCATCGGCTACTTCCTGTGCGAGGTGCCGAGCAACCTCGCACTCGGCCGCTTCGGCGCACGCGTATGGTTCGCGCGCATCCTCGCGACCTGGGGCGCGATCACGATGGCGATGGCGCTCGTGCAGGGGCCGACCAGTTTCTACGTGCTGCGCTTCCTGCTCGGCGCGGCCGAAGCCGGCCTCTATCCCGGCATCCTGTACTTCCTCACGCAATGGTTCCCGATGCGCGATCGCGCGCGGGTGATCGGCCTGCTCGTGCTCGCGCAACCGCTCGCCGGCATCGTGACCGGGCCGCTCGCCGGCTGGCTGCTGTCGACGCACGGGTGGCTCGGCCTGTCGGACTGGCAGACGCTGTTCGTCGTCAGCGGCCTGCCGGCCGTGCTGCTCGCGTGGCCGACGCTGCGGCTGTTGCCCGAGTCGCCCGCGCATGCGCGCTGGCTGAACGACGGCCAACGCCGCTGGATCGCCCGGCAACTCGCCGCCGACCGCGACACCTATCGCCCCGATTCGCACGGCAATCCGCTCGCCGCGTTGCGCGACCGCCGCGTGCTGCTGCTCGCCGCGCTGTTCCTGCCGTTCCCGCTGTGCATCTACGGATTGTCGCTGTGGCTGCCGACGATCATTCACGCGTTCGGCACCGGCGATGCTGCGACCGGCCTGCTGTCCGCCGTGCCGTACCTGTTCGCGGTGGTCGGCCTGCTCGTCGTGCCGCGCCATTCGGACCGCAAGCGCGAGCGCTACTGGCACATCGTCGTCGTGTCGGCCGCCGCCGCCGTGACGATGGCCGCGAGCGCATGGGTACGGCAGCCCGCGCTGCAATTCCTGTTCATCTGCCTCACCGCGTTTTCGCTCTATTCGATCCAGGCCGTCGTATGGGCGCTGCCCGGCGAATTCCTGACCGGCACGAGCGCCGCGGTCGGCATCGCCGCGATCAATTCGCTCGCGAATCTCGGCGGTTACCTGGGGCCGTACGGGATCGGACTGATCAAGGCATCGACCGGCAGCCTCGCGGCCGGCCTGTACTTCCTCGCGGCGACGCTGCTGTTCGCGGTGCTGATGACGTTCGTGGTCCGCGCCGCGCTGCGCGTGCCCGAACCGGCCGCCGGCGCGTTCGCCGGCGAATCCTGA
- a CDS encoding OsmC family protein has translation MASSEHTYRVAVEWTGNRGTGTSGYREYGRDHVIRAGSKPDIPGSSDPAFRGDATRWNPEDLLLASASACHKLWYLHLCSEAGIRVLAYVDHAEGTMLDGAEAGRFTEIVLRPQVTIRAGDDRERATHLHHDAHAQCYIANSVNFPIRCEPVIACAAE, from the coding sequence ATGGCATCGAGCGAACACACGTATCGCGTCGCGGTGGAGTGGACGGGCAATCGGGGCACCGGCACGTCGGGGTATCGCGAGTACGGCCGCGATCACGTGATCCGGGCCGGTTCCAAGCCCGATATCCCCGGTTCGTCGGATCCGGCGTTCCGTGGCGACGCGACGCGCTGGAACCCCGAAGACCTGTTGCTCGCGTCGGCGTCGGCATGCCACAAGCTCTGGTATCTGCACCTGTGTTCCGAGGCCGGCATCCGCGTGCTGGCCTATGTCGACCACGCGGAAGGCACGATGCTCGACGGCGCCGAAGCGGGGCGCTTCACCGAAATCGTGCTGCGTCCGCAGGTGACGATCCGGGCGGGCGACGATCGCGAACGGGCGACGCATCTGCATCACGACGCGCATGCGCAGTGCTATATCGCGAATTCGGTGAACTTTCCGATTCGCTGCGAACCGGTGATCGCGTGTGCAGCGGAATAA
- a CDS encoding dihydrodipicolinate synthase family protein, which produces MTSSSTPRYRGIFPVVPTTFSETGELDLASQKRAVDFMIDAGSDGLCILANFSEQFAVTDDERDVLTRTILEHVAGRVPVIVTTSHYSTQVCAARSLRAQQLGAAMVMAMPPYHGATFRVPEAQIFDFFARVSDAIDIPIMIQDAPASGTALSAPFLARMAREIEQVAYFKIETPGAANKLRELIRLGGDAIEGPWDGEEAITLLADLHAGATGAMTGGGFPDGIRPILEAFREGRHDDAFAHYQTWLPLINHENRQSGILTAKALMREGGVIACERPRHPMPELHPDTRAELLAIARRLDPLVLRWAH; this is translated from the coding sequence ATGACATCGAGCAGCACGCCGCGCTATCGCGGCATTTTCCCCGTCGTCCCGACGACCTTTTCCGAGACCGGCGAGCTCGACCTCGCGAGCCAGAAGCGCGCGGTCGATTTCATGATCGACGCCGGCTCGGACGGGCTGTGCATTCTCGCGAACTTCTCCGAGCAATTCGCGGTTACCGACGACGAGCGCGACGTGCTCACGCGCACGATCCTCGAGCACGTCGCAGGCCGCGTGCCGGTGATCGTCACGACGTCGCACTACAGCACGCAGGTGTGTGCGGCGCGCAGCCTGCGCGCGCAGCAGCTCGGCGCGGCGATGGTGATGGCGATGCCGCCGTATCACGGCGCGACGTTCCGCGTGCCGGAAGCGCAGATCTTCGATTTCTTCGCGCGCGTATCGGATGCGATCGACATCCCGATCATGATCCAGGACGCGCCCGCGAGCGGCACCGCGCTGTCCGCGCCGTTCCTCGCGCGGATGGCGCGCGAGATCGAGCAGGTCGCGTACTTCAAGATCGAGACGCCGGGCGCCGCGAACAAGCTGCGCGAGCTGATCCGGCTCGGCGGCGACGCGATCGAGGGGCCGTGGGACGGCGAGGAGGCGATCACGCTGCTCGCCGATCTTCATGCGGGCGCGACCGGCGCGATGACGGGCGGCGGCTTTCCGGACGGCATCCGGCCGATCCTCGAAGCGTTCCGCGAAGGGCGGCACGACGATGCGTTCGCGCATTATCAGACGTGGCTGCCGCTGATCAACCACGAGAACCGCCAGTCCGGGATCCTGACCGCGAAGGCGCTGATGCGCGAAGGCGGCGTGATCGCGTGCGAGCGGCCGCGGCATCCGATGCCGGAACTGCACCCGGACACGCGCGCGGAATTGCTCGCGATCGCGCGCCGGCTCGATCCGCTCGTGCTGCGCTGGGCGCACTGA
- a CDS encoding LysR family transcriptional regulator, giving the protein MPEASPWGNRARLKTRQLLLLVALADEGSIHRAAAALNMTQPAASKLLRELEESIGAVLFERLPRGMRPTLYGDALIRHARAALGSLDQAHEELAALKAGHLGHVAVGAITSPGLRLVPPAVAAVKGTHAGLHVSVEIDTSNVLLEHLAQEKIDIVLGRLSAEHDKLRLRYEPLTGESVAAVVRPGHPLLAHAPLSLADVQRAAWVVPPAGSVLRHRFDLVFQRASLAPPANVVETAALLFITQLIEQSDMIAVLAEDVARYYARHGIVTVLPLEMDCRMDDFGIITRTDRLHSPAVTVMVDAIRTAAREVYDVAL; this is encoded by the coding sequence ATGCCCGAAGCCAGCCCATGGGGAAACCGCGCCCGCCTGAAGACGCGCCAGTTGCTGCTGCTCGTCGCGCTCGCCGACGAAGGCAGCATTCACCGCGCGGCGGCGGCGCTGAACATGACGCAGCCGGCTGCGTCGAAGCTGCTGCGCGAACTCGAGGAATCGATCGGCGCGGTACTGTTCGAGCGCCTGCCGCGCGGGATGCGGCCGACGCTGTACGGCGACGCGCTGATCCGCCACGCGCGCGCGGCGCTCGGCAGCCTCGACCAGGCGCACGAGGAGCTGGCCGCGCTGAAGGCCGGCCATCTCGGCCACGTGGCGGTCGGTGCGATCACGTCGCCGGGCCTGCGCCTCGTGCCGCCGGCCGTCGCCGCCGTGAAAGGCACGCATGCCGGCCTGCACGTGTCGGTCGAGATCGACACCAGCAACGTGCTGCTCGAACACCTCGCACAGGAAAAGATCGACATCGTGCTCGGCCGGCTATCGGCCGAACACGACAAGCTGCGCCTGCGCTACGAGCCGCTGACCGGCGAGTCGGTGGCGGCCGTGGTGCGCCCGGGCCATCCGCTGCTCGCGCACGCGCCGCTGTCGCTCGCGGACGTGCAGCGCGCCGCCTGGGTCGTGCCGCCGGCCGGCAGCGTGCTGCGCCACCGCTTCGATCTCGTGTTCCAGCGCGCGAGCCTCGCGCCGCCGGCGAACGTCGTCGAAACGGCCGCGCTGCTGTTCATCACGCAATTGATCGAGCAGAGCGACATGATCGCGGTGCTCGCCGAGGACGTCGCGCGCTACTACGCGCGGCACGGCATCGTCACGGTGCTGCCGCTCGAGATGGACTGCCGGATGGACGATTTCGGGATCATCACGCGCACCGACCGGCTGCATTCGCCGGCGGTGACGGTGATGGTTGATGCGATTCGGACGGCGGCGCGGGAGGTGTACGACGTCGCGCTGTGA